GATGTCGGCCCAGCGCGTCGGAGAGCCCGCTTCCTTCCTTCACATCCAAGCGGATTTTTTCCAGAATATCCCTGAAGATCCGGTTCTCGGTTTGTTCGGAAAGGACTTCCAGACAAGTGACTAAGGGAATTCCCGAGTCCACCATGGTTGAAAGCTGGCGGCAAAAGATCGAAATTTCCTCCACCTTGATCTTGGCGCGCCCCACCTTCTGGCCCCGGGTCTTGATTTCATTGAGGGTGATCACCGTGATCTTGCGGCGCCGAAGCATGACAATGGCGTCAATCTCAGACTCCGCTTCCACGCTTCCTTTAATGGTTTTCCCGCTGGGATCTTTGGCAAGGTATTTGAATTTCGATATCATCTATTTTTACCTATTAGCTGTCTTTGGCTGTCAAACGCCGGACTTCGTCCAGAGTGGTCCACCCGCGCAATGCCTTGGTCAAGACATTCTGCCTCAAAGAGCGCATGCCTTTTGAAACAGCATAATCGCTGATCTTTGAGGCTGAGGCGCGTTTGGCAATCATCTCCCTGGCGCGATCATCCAGAACAAAGGTTTCCAGTGTGGCCATTCTACCGTGATATCCCGTGCCATTGCACTTAGAACATCCCACACTCTTACGGATATTGGCATCCGCCAACATTTCCGGAGTAATGCCGAGTTCCTGGATTGCTTCTTCAGTCAAGGGTTCGGGTTCGGAGCAATAGTCACAGACGCGCCTGCATAACCTTTGGGCTGCGGACATAATCAGACTGGTTGCCACCAAAAACGGCTCAACCCCCATATCGATCAACCGGGTAATGGCTCCGATAGCATCGTTGGTATGCAAGGTGCTCAGAACCAGGTGGCCGGTTAGGGAGGCCTTGACTGCGATATCGGCTGTTTCATAATCACGGATTTCGCCCACCATCATTACATCCGGACTTTGGCGCGTAAGCGCTCGCAGCCCATTGGCAAAACTTAAACCGATTTCCGGCCGCACCTGCACCTGGGTAATGCCCTCCACCTGATACTCCACCGGATCTTCCACAGTGACAATATTGCGCTCTTCCTGATTCAGGCGGTTGAGGACAGCATAAAGCGTGGTTGACTTGCCGCTCCCGGTTGGGCCCGTCACAAGAATCATTCCATAGGGCGTGGCAATGGCCTTTTGGAAATCGGCCAGAGGCTCGGGCAGAAATCCCAAAGTCTCCAGGCCCACAGTGAGGTTGGTTTTGTCCAGCGCGCGCAGCACCATCTTTTCGCCGTAGGTGACCGGCAAAGCGGAAACACGGAAATCAATTTCTTTGCCGTGGATACGCACCTTGAATCGCCCGTCCTGGGGGACGCGCGTCTCTGTAATGTCCATGCCAGAGACAATCTTAAGGCGCGCGGTCACCGCGGCCTGGTTGTTTCTGGGAATGGTCGGGCCTTCCTGCAAACCGCCGTCCACGCGGTACCGCACCCGCACCCGGTCTTCGTAGGGCTCCAAATGGATATCGCTGGCCCGCCCCGTAATCCCCTGGGTCAAAATCAGATTGACCATGCGCACAATAGGGGCGCTGGAGCTCTCCTCCGCGCCCAAAGCCAAGTCAATGCCTTCCTCCCCTTCAACAGATGGAGTTGTGCGGTCCTTGGTTGTGGCCTCCGCGGCAGCTGAATCGACCCCGCTGCCCGGAGAAAAATGGGAGTCCATGAGTTTCGCAATTGCAGCAGCCGGAGCCAACACCAGGGCCACTTCGAATCCGGTAAGCGACTTGACATCGTCCACGGCCAAGAGATTGGTAGGATCACTCACCGCGATAGTGACTGTTTCTCCCACATGAGAAACGGGGAAAATCCCGTATCGCCGCATAATGCGCTCAGGCAAAAGGCCGACCACTTCCAGGGGGATCGCAAACTTGGCGAGATCCACGCGTTGCAAACCGAGTTCTTCGCTTGCCACGGACAAGAACTCGTCCTCGGAGAGAAGACGCTTTTCCACCAGGACCTTGCCCAAACGCCCGCCCCGGCGCCGCACCTCTTTGGAGAGAGCATCCAAAGAACCCGCGTCGATGATTCCGCGGCTAACCAGGCTGTCTATGAATCGAGAATTTGCAGGTTTCATTGTGTTATCTCTAACACCTTCTTCCATATATCGCCGGGTGAAAGCCACTCCATACACTCATGATGATAGCGGCACAGCGCTTGTTCGCAAGGACTGCAGGGCAAACCCACGCGCGCAATCCGGTGCCCGGACCCGGCCGGCGCGTACTTTTCCGGATCCGTAGGACCGAATACCGTGACCGAAGGCCGCGCATAAGCCCAGGCCAAATGAGAGATCGCGCTGTCATTGGCGATCACCAACCCGGCGCGCGCAACCACGGCAGCTGCCTGACGAATGCTTGTCCGGCCTGCCAAATCCTTTAGGACTTCGGACGAAATACCCTTTTCGCCGCGCAAGCGCTGCAGCAGGCGTCCGGAGGCTTCCGCCTCGGCCCGGCCGCCCAACAAGATCACTCCGTAGCCGCTCCCGATAAGCTCCCGGGCCACCTGGGCCAGACGATCACAATCCCACATTTTTGTATAACTGCGCGCACCCGCGCCCAAGACGGCCCATCCGCGCTCCGGGGGCTTGTCCCCCAGGGCAGACTCTGCCCACTCCCTTTCAGAATCTCTCAGGGGCAGAAGCCGGGCATTTTGCCGCGCCCGTTCTGCCGATGAGCGCTCCGCCCTCCAGCAACCACGCCCGAAAACTCCGTCCAAGGCGCGCTCCAGGGTCCAGAGATTGCGTTCGACCCGGTGCTGCATCCATTGGGGCGCCCTTTGCAAAACCGGATTGTGTGCGGATCGCGCCAAGAACCAGCCCAGCACCGTAGAGCGCAAATCCACCAGAAGATCGTATTCCTTGGAACGCAGTTGCAAGAGCAATTGAACACGCTTGTCCAAGCCCTCCTGTTTATCATAAACCCAAAGACGCTTGAGACGATCATCCCCTTCCAGGAGAGCGCCGGCACGCGGCCCCACAGCCACTTCCAAATCCGCCTGAGGAAAAAGCTCAGCCAATTGATGGATCACCGGGAGAGTCAGGATGACATCACCCAGATTGCTCAGAGTCACAACCAGAATTCGATTGACCGGTCTCCGGGCTTGTATTGGCAGATGTGGATGCAAGGAGCGCACCCTAGGATTCCCGGCCAGGACAGACTGCGCGGCCTCGACCACCCTGTCGACGGGAACTTCCTTTATAGAACCCGGCTCTGCGGATTGCACTACTTGCAAAGGCCCGTTTCCGCGCGGGCCGGTGATAGCCGGGTTTGTGGGGCCGTAAATCCCCACGGCAGGAACACCCAATCCCACTGCCATGTGCAAAGGACCACTGTCGTTGGAGAGCATCAGGCGGGCTCCCTGAAGCAGAGCAGAAAGTTGTTTCAGATTGAGCGAACCGCTTGCGATAACAGGGGCATTGGGAAGTTGGGCGGCAATCTCTTCGGCCAAACCGCGTTCGGGCTGAGTGCCGATGAGCACAGCCCTCATGCCGTGCGACTCGCAAAGCTGCCGGGCAGCCAGGGAAAAGGACTCTGCAGGCCATCGCTTAGGCTCCCAATTTCCGCCCGGATGGAGGACCAGGTACGGCTCTTCTTCAGAAATCGCCTGCTCCCGCAGCCAAGGTTCCAACAACTGAGCAGAACCCTCGGCAACAAACCATTTCACGCATGCGGACGCCGCAGAAATGCCCAGGGGTTTGGACAACTCCAGATAGTAATCCGTCCGGTGCAGGGAATCATAATGCAAGTGCGAGGCATGGGTGAGGGGCCATGGGAAACCGCCTTTGAGCGCGCCGACCCGCACAGGAATTCCCGCGGCAGCGCAAAGCAAAGCGCGGGTTCGGGAGGATTTGAGCAGAAGAGCCGCATCAAAATTGCCGCGCCGGAGCGACCCGGCCAAAGTCCTGAGTCCGATTGGACTGCGGTGTACGCCCTCAGGATCGTAAATCTGCAGCTCGTCGAGCCACGGATTGCCCTCCAGCAATTCCGCGGCCCGCGGCACAGCCAAACCGGTAAGCCGGGTTTGCGGCATGGCCTGCCTCAAGCTCTCCAGCACCGGTGTGGTAAAGACCACGTCCCCCAGCCAATTGGGAAACCACAAAAGAAGACGCCGAGGTGTTTTCAAAGGGCCCCTCGCTTATTCTTCGTCGCGGACCTCTTTAATCCACGTGTAATACCCGGAGGACTCCAACCAGAACGCCGCCGGGTTGTCCGAGGTACGCGAAATCCGCACGCGCTTGATCGCATAGGGATCCTGGTCCGGATAATGGGGACCGGGGTTTGTGGCAACCGCCCCCTTATAGCCCGCGGCAATGGCCGCTTCGCGCACGCGCGCGTCAAAAGCCCCTGCGGGATAACACAAAAATTCGACCGGCACGCCCAACTGCTCCTCCATCACACGCTTGGACTCCTCCAATTCATTGCGGAGGGCCTCGTCGTCCTGGCTGGGCAACCAAGCATGACTGAAGGAGTGAGAGCCCACAGTTACCAGGGGATCCGCCGCCAATTCCCTGAGTTGATCCCAACTGAGAAATCCATCCCGCCCAACCCACTCGGTTACCACAAATACGGCGGCCGGCACTCCGTATTTCCTTAGAACCGGATAGGCCTCGCTGTAAAAATTTTCAAAGCCGTCGTCAAAGGTTAGGACCCGGGCATTGGCAGGAAGATCCTGCTCCCCTTTGAGCCCCCGGACCAATTCCTCCAAGGACAAGACAGATGCATTCCAATCCTGGAGCCGCGCCAGCTGCAGGTCAAAAGATTCGGGGGTAACACTGAGCTTGGTCTCCTGCGCTCTTTCGTCGATGCTGTGATACATCAGGACCGGGGGAACGTATTGGGAGCGGATACAGACCGTTCCGGTTCCAATTAACAAAGTCAAAAACCCAAAAATAAGAAACTTGCGTCGCATGTTTTGTTCACTCTGGTTGAACCCGGTGCCAGGCACCGGTGCCAGGCACCAGTGCCTGACACCTGCGCAGAAATACCTAATAAAACTATATCCTACAAAGTACGCTCAGACTAGCTCTTGGTAGATTTCTGCGGTGCTCCGGGCCATGTTTTCGATGCTGTGCTCACGCTTAACAAACTCCAAAGCAGGCTCCACCGTAGAAACCCGCCGCCTCTCATCATTTAGAAGATCCAATACCAAGCCGGCCATGGCCGCGTGCTTCCCGCGCTCCACCAACCAGCCGGTCCGGCCGTGTTCAATCAGTTCCTCGGGCCCCCCGCTGCGTGTGGCCACCACCGGCACCGAGGCAGCCATGGCCTCCAACACTGCAATCCCAAGGCCTTCAATACCCGATGTCGGCAGAACAAAAAGATCCAGCTCATGGAGGTGGGCCGGCAAATCCAAGGCGGGTTCGATCCGCACGATCCCCTGCAAACCAAACGCGCCGATCCGCTGCTCAAGAACAGGCCGCAGCCGTCCGTCCCCCACCAGTAACAGGCGCGCCAAGGGATTCTTTGCCGCAACCTGCGCAAAGGCCTCGACAAGCACGGTATGTCCCTTTTCTTCGGAGAGGCGCCCCACACTGCCGATAAGCAGGGAATTCTGCCATCCGCAGCGCTCCTTGAGCGAAGGCTCTGCACTCGAAGACGGCCTCCACTGCGCCGCGTCCAACCCCGTATTCACGCGCCGCACCTGGGCCTCAGGCACTCCCATTTCCCGGATCAGCCAATCACCCACCACCTTGCTGATCGCCACTGTTCGCCGGCCCCAGGCAGGCAGGACTCGCCTGCCCCAATGATTTCGGTAAACCCCGTGGCAAGTCGAAACCCACGGCACCCGGGTCAAACCACCGGCCAAAGTGCACAACACCTGCGTCACGCGCGAATGGGCGTGGAGAATTTCAATCTTCTCTCTGCGGATAAGGCGGACAAGCCGGTAAGTCGCAGGAATAAGCCTGGGATTGAGCTCAGAACTTGTGGGCACCATCCCCCGCACATGCGCTAAACCCAGTTCTTTCAACCGAATCTCGTGGGTCCCCCCGCCGGTAAAAAGCGCGCACTCATGCCCGAGGTCGCGCAGGCCTTGGGAAAGATTGAGCACATAAGAGGTAATTCCGCCCCGGTCCAGATGGGTGCTCAGCTGTAAGATCTTCACCGATACGAGTGCCTTCCTTACTAAACCAGCTGCTTCCGCCGCCGACCTATGCTATCTTGAAGGCCATGGATGCGTTCAACTCACTCCTGGAAGTCGTCGCCACACTGCGCGCTCCCGGCGGTTGCCCTTGGGATCGCCAACAGACGCATGAGTCTATTATTCCACACTTGATCGAAGAGGCCTATGAGGTCGTCGACGCTCTCCGCAACGGAAAGGAAAAAGAACTTGTCGACGAATTGGGCGATCTCCTCTTGCAGGTACTGCTTCACGCGCAGATCGCTTCTGAGGAAGGCCGGTTTGACATTCAGAAGGTGATCGAGAACCTGCACACCAAGCTGGTGCGCCGCCACC
Above is a window of Candidatus Omnitrophota bacterium DNA encoding:
- a CDS encoding type II secretion system F family protein codes for the protein MISKFKYLAKDPSGKTIKGSVEAESEIDAIVMLRRRKITVITLNEIKTRGQKVGRAKIKVEEISIFCRQLSTMVDSGIPLVTCLEVLSEQTENRIFRDILEKIRLDVKEGSGLSDALGRH
- the tadA gene encoding Flp pilus assembly complex ATPase component TadA yields the protein MKPANSRFIDSLVSRGIIDAGSLDALSKEVRRRGGRLGKVLVEKRLLSEDEFLSVASEELGLQRVDLAKFAIPLEVVGLLPERIMRRYGIFPVSHVGETVTIAVSDPTNLLAVDDVKSLTGFEVALVLAPAAAIAKLMDSHFSPGSGVDSAAAEATTKDRTTPSVEGEEGIDLALGAEESSSAPIVRMVNLILTQGITGRASDIHLEPYEDRVRVRYRVDGGLQEGPTIPRNNQAAVTARLKIVSGMDITETRVPQDGRFKVRIHGKEIDFRVSALPVTYGEKMVLRALDKTNLTVGLETLGFLPEPLADFQKAIATPYGMILVTGPTGSGKSTTLYAVLNRLNQEERNIVTVEDPVEYQVEGITQVQVRPEIGLSFANGLRALTRQSPDVMMVGEIRDYETADIAVKASLTGHLVLSTLHTNDAIGAITRLIDMGVEPFLVATSLIMSAAQRLCRRVCDYCSEPEPLTEEAIQELGITPEMLADANIRKSVGCSKCNGTGYHGRMATLETFVLDDRAREMIAKRASASKISDYAVSKGMRSLRQNVLTKALRGWTTLDEVRRLTAKDS
- a CDS encoding glycosyltransferase family 9 protein, which codes for MKTPRRLLLWFPNWLGDVVFTTPVLESLRQAMPQTRLTGLAVPRAAELLEGNPWLDELQIYDPEGVHRSPIGLRTLAGSLRRGNFDAALLLKSSRTRALLCAAAGIPVRVGALKGGFPWPLTHASHLHYDSLHRTDYYLELSKPLGISAASACVKWFVAEGSAQLLEPWLREQAISEEEPYLVLHPGGNWEPKRWPAESFSLAARQLCESHGMRAVLIGTQPERGLAEEIAAQLPNAPVIASGSLNLKQLSALLQGARLMLSNDSGPLHMAVGLGVPAVGIYGPTNPAITGPRGNGPLQVVQSAEPGSIKEVPVDRVVEAAQSVLAGNPRVRSLHPHLPIQARRPVNRILVVTLSNLGDVILTLPVIHQLAELFPQADLEVAVGPRAGALLEGDDRLKRLWVYDKQEGLDKRVQLLLQLRSKEYDLLVDLRSTVLGWFLARSAHNPVLQRAPQWMQHRVERNLWTLERALDGVFGRGCWRAERSSAERARQNARLLPLRDSEREWAESALGDKPPERGWAVLGAGARSYTKMWDCDRLAQVARELIGSGYGVILLGGRAEAEASGRLLQRLRGEKGISSEVLKDLAGRTSIRQAAAVVARAGLVIANDSAISHLAWAYARPSVTVFGPTDPEKYAPAGSGHRIARVGLPCSPCEQALCRYHHECMEWLSPGDIWKKVLEITQ
- a CDS encoding polysaccharide deacetylase family protein, giving the protein MRRKFLIFGFLTLLIGTGTVCIRSQYVPPVLMYHSIDERAQETKLSVTPESFDLQLARLQDWNASVLSLEELVRGLKGEQDLPANARVLTFDDGFENFYSEAYPVLRKYGVPAAVFVVTEWVGRDGFLSWDQLRELAADPLVTVGSHSFSHAWLPSQDDEALRNELEESKRVMEEQLGVPVEFLCYPAGAFDARVREAAIAAGYKGAVATNPGPHYPDQDPYAIKRVRISRTSDNPAAFWLESSGYYTWIKEVRDEE
- a CDS encoding glycosyltransferase family 4 protein, with protein sequence MKILQLSTHLDRGGITSYVLNLSQGLRDLGHECALFTGGGTHEIRLKELGLAHVRGMVPTSSELNPRLIPATYRLVRLIRREKIEILHAHSRVTQVLCTLAGGLTRVPWVSTCHGVYRNHWGRRVLPAWGRRTVAISKVVGDWLIREMGVPEAQVRRVNTGLDAAQWRPSSSAEPSLKERCGWQNSLLIGSVGRLSEEKGHTVLVEAFAQVAAKNPLARLLLVGDGRLRPVLEQRIGAFGLQGIVRIEPALDLPAHLHELDLFVLPTSGIEGLGIAVLEAMAASVPVVATRSGGPEELIEHGRTGWLVERGKHAAMAGLVLDLLNDERRRVSTVEPALEFVKREHSIENMARSTAEIYQELV
- a CDS encoding nucleoside triphosphate pyrophosphohydrolase, which translates into the protein MDAFNSLLEVVATLRAPGGCPWDRQQTHESIIPHLIEEAYEVVDALRNGKEKELVDELGDLLLQVLLHAQIASEEGRFDIQKVIENLHTKLVRRH